The following is a genomic window from Leptospira bandrabouensis.
ATCTCCCAAAATTCACGGCCATGCAAAGAACGAATTTCTTTTTGTTCTGCCATATACTGTTGAAACATTAAACCACATAACACTGCATCAACGGAATTTGTTTGGTTTTCTTCCGGTACTCCACCAACTGCCATATAGGCGTCACCAATGGTTTTAATTTTCTCTAACTTGTATTCTTTGCATAAACGATCAAATTCACGAAAAATAGTATCCAATTCGCCTACTAATTCTTCTGCATTCATCTTTTCAGCAATCTTTGTAAAACCTGCCATATCACAAAACAAAACGGATGTAACTTCGTACCTTTTAGGTATAACACGAGCTTCTCTCTTTAATTCTTCCGCAATGGATTCCGGTAGAATATTCAAAAGTAATGTTTCCGATTTTTTTCTTTCTATATTTAAATTTCTACTTAAGATGAAAATCAATATCCCTGTCAATATTTGAACAAATAAGTAATTACCACCCGCATCTAGGTAACGATCCATTTCATTTGCGTAACCAACAATCCAATCTCTATGAAAGTATTCCGCTATATAGAGAGAGGCCGATACACCGATGTAAATCGAATAAACCACCCAGATGTTGTGATTCCGAATGAGTATCAATGCGATTACAAGAGATGGAATCAAATAATAATGGTTACCTCCGACGGAACCACCGTTAAAGAACCACATGGATGCAAGATAAAATAGGATTGTTAAATTGAATGGCCAATACAATGAAAAATAGATACTTTTGACTCGACTTAAGTAGTACATGGCAAGCATTAGGAGTCCAGAACCAACATTCAGTGAGATGAGAATTTGGTAGTTTTCTAAATAAAGAACACCAAATACACCTAGTAAGTTCAATAACCCATTGATTAGAGATACTGTATTAAACAGTCTATGTTCGAGAGAGTGTTTTTTAGGATCTCCGAGAAAGAGGTATATCCATTTCATTGTAATTGCCAAGTATCCCCTTGGAAACTAACCGGATTCAACCATTTTTCTACCTAAGAAAGGAGGTGAATTGAGTTTCGGAAGAGTTCCAAAAGGAAAAGAAACACCAAAACGAAAAGTAATATAGCATTCATAAAAATCTGATCATTAAACCACAACAAAACAAGTGTTTGTCTTGCAAGAAACAAAGGTTCGGTGCATTTGGTTGATTTGTATATCAAATGCCATTCGAATTTATACGGCAATGTTCTTTTTTCTATTTAACTTTAGTCAATGTATAACGACAGAGAATTACAAATTGTCAGAGATTTTACCTGCCTATTCGAAATTTGAAGGAAAAAAAATAGATCCCTTAGTGGATAAACCTATAGGAAAACCTTCAAGTCAGTTACCTAAATACGATGCCTATTTGGAAAATTCGAAAAGAATCATCGTAAAACTCCGCCTTGCTTCCCGGTTTTTTAAAACTAACCACGAAAAACTAGAACTAAGCCTAGTAGATAATGCGTTTCTTTATAAGGAGTTTGCAACGGACCTTCCGAATCTAAAAACCGAAATCGATATATTGGTGGAACAAGGTAAAAAATTATCGATGGAAGCAAAAGACGATTTTGTTGGTCCCAAAGCCATACGTCTTCCCCATTTACTTTCCGATTTAAGTTCTACCGTCAATGACTTGGGTGGACTGAGTGGAGAGCTAACCAACCTTTTGAATCATTTAAAATCCTCAGATTCTACCGAATTTGCAAATTTAGAAAATGACAATACGACAGAAAAAATTCCTTCTTTGGATGGAAACAATTCCAAACAATCGATGGTAAATTCGAAAGAATATAAATCCCAAAAACTCATATCAAAAAATATAAATGAGAAAGGTTCGGACAACTTAATTCCGGAATATTCTAATAGTCAAATGACCGAAAATCGAATTTTACCTGGAATTGAAAAACTAACCACCTTTCAAAACTATCTTTCTTCTAGGAAAAAAAATTGAACTTAAATATCAAACTTTACTTCTCTTTACTATTATTTTTGATCATAACTCTCTCTATCTTTCCTGAAACTGTAATTTTAAAATCAGGAAAATCATTCAAAGGTAGTGTCATCGATCAAAATATAGATTATTTAAAACTTAAGGATAAGGAAGGAAATGTTTTACAATTTCAAAGGAATGATATCCACAAAGTAACCTATAGAGATTTGGACGAAAAAGAAGTTAATAAAATTGTTGATGTCGCAAACCAAAAATCAGAATCCTCGGCTAATGCAAGTGATGAATTAAATGATGATTTAATCACCGGATTGATGGAACAAAATAAACAAATTATTGCTCTTTCAAACGAAGTGGTAAGTTTAAGCCGAGAACTCGAAAAACAAAATCAAAGAATTGAAACGATTGAAAAAACTTTCAAAGTGGCTCCTAAAAGAATCCGTTGGGGAGTTGTAGCAAGGTCTGCCATTTTACCAGGATTAGGGCAATACCATTGGGATGAACCTATTTGGGGGTCTGTCTACTTAACCACTTTTTTAGGTGCATTAGTACATTATAATAATTCATTAAATAACTTCCAAAAAGCAAAATCGGATTATCAAAATGATTTCCGTTCACTAATGATTTTAAACACTGGTAATGCCGGCATTGTTTTTAATTTTCTTGATAAAAACAATTTATCATCGGAATATAAAAAAACTGCAAAATCACTTAACACAGCAGCTGATGTTTTAGTCGGAGTATTTCTGATTAATTTAATTGATTCCTTGTTATACCGGGCAGATAAAGATCCGGTTCTTACCTCAGATGGTAAAAAAACTGGATTAAATTTGAAAGCGGAAGTTTACCAAATGGATCCATTTGCATTGTCTTCTAAACCACAAAACATCTCATCAGGAAATGTAGAATATAAAATTGGCTATACATGGGTATTTTAAAATGAAATTTCTTAACTCTATTTTCAAACATAAACTTACATTCAGTTTTTATTTAGTCTGTATGCTTTTTTCGCAGAACTGCAGAGTTGATGAAAAACCAAATGGAAGTTTACTCGACCAAGGGACTCCAGAAGGTTTTTTTATCACCAGTGCCTTATTTGAAATAATAAGAAAAGGACCTACGAGAAGTTGGACCAGTTTTTCCACACCCTTTACAAGCACCAATCCGTCGGATTTACTTTCACTTGATCGAAAAAACCAAACAACCTATGCACTCTATGTTAATTCCTTTAACAATACTTCCATTGTTTATTCAAGCAACGATGGAACCAATTTCTCACAGTTAGGTGTAACGGTAAATACAGCAAACACCAATGTTTTTTCAGTATTTAACACAAGAATACAATTGTCTGACAACTACTCCAACAATTCTGGTGGTATATGGAATTCTAATACCACGATCAGTGGATTTTGTATGGTGAAAGATTCAGATACAAGTGCCTATGTTTTGGGAAATGGGTTCGTAAACAAAACAGTCGATGAAGGTGCAAATTTTACCTTAGTTACAGGTAGCCCTGGTTTTCCTTCTAGGTCCTCTGGACTCTGTACTTATAAAAATGGAAAGATCTTCTTATTCGGTGGTCAAAGTTCCGATTCGAATTTTTTTGATCTTTGGGAATCTACTGACGGTAACAACTGGACTCAAATTTCGTCTGCGGTGAAACCGGAAGGAAACAGTGGTTTTAATCGCCCCTGTGACTATTTTAGTAACGCAAAAATCATGGGATTTGCCTACTCAGAAGAAACAGAATACAAATACCACGTGATAGGAAATAACTTAGCCCTCTTACAAAGTAAAGATGGAAAAAGTTGGCAGTGTACTAACCCAAGTTATAATGCTTATTATTCGGGAACTAATACAATTTCCAATAGAGCTGTCCTAGTAGGTAAAAGATTGTTTATATATGGAACATCTAGTTATAATTCTCAAAATGCCTATACTGATTTAGAATGAAATTTATAGAAAAAAGTAATTCACTTGGATTTGCAGGTGAATCACTTTCTTTATCAGAAGACCTCTCCTACTTTTGTTTCAGCCAAGAGAGATCTAAAATAAAAAACTAAAAACCGATAGGATTCACTTCCTCTAATTTACACTCGTTTCCTTGTAGGGCAGCGATACTGTTACCATCAATTCCAGAAGAAATGACAGACATAGGTTTATTACAATACGAAACCTCTTTCAAATTATCGAAAGTAGAACTTAATGTGGCAGTTTGAAGCAAAGAAATATTTGTTAGACCTTCTTTACATTTATCTAAAGATTCCTTTGTATAATATTTATCATCCTCAATACCAGAAACTGAATTTAATATTTCAGGTGCTAGTGCTAAAGACAAAAATGAATTAGTACTAGAGGAGGGAATACTAGTGGCAGTTGCTGACGGTTGGATTCTGATATAGGCTGCAGTAGTACATTTGACCGCAAGACAATTGGATGCAGAAATTGTCGTAGTAGCTGTCGTTAAAGTCTGGACTGCAGAAATCACACCTGCACAAGCACCCGCACTTGACACATAAGTACAAGAGGCAGTAGAACTCGTATTTGCAGTCTGCAACACTTTAACTATGTAAGCAGAACTTGATGCAGAGGCATTCGATCTAAAATATAATGTACCACCCGCTTTGGCATCTAAATCAACATATTTATTAGCTGCAGGCAAAGTAAAATTTGCTGCAGTTGAATCACTTGCAGAACCTAAATTGGCATTTGATTCGGTAGGACATATAAAATTTGTGTTGGAACTGGATGAACTTGCCGTGGAAAGAAGGAGAGGAAAGGATAATAATCCTAAATTGCTATTTAAATCCTTAATTTGTTTTTTTGCATCTTTTCCTTTTACTCCTGAAGGGGAATAAATATTGGAACAATGAACGGAAAATAGAACCATTATTAGAAACAGTATTTTTTTCATATAACCTTTGCTTATTGATAACACAAACTATGAATTTGCGAATACATTTTTTGTCAATTAATTCTTGTTAAATTACACTTCAAACTTACATCAGAATGGAATATTAAAGTTTTTAATGAGAGGGAAAAGAAAAAAGCCCCTTCCCGAAGTTTTCTTCGAAAAGAGGCAACCGTCTTAAGGCAACTCTTGCCTTACTACAACTTAAGCGTTATTCAAAAGTCGTAATACAGAATTTGGCCGAAGACTGGCTTGCGCTAACATTGCCGTACCGCTTTGCACGAGAATTTGTTTCGTCGTGAGCGCTACCATTTCTTCCGCCATATCTGCGTCCCTAATCCTTGATTCGGATGCTTGCATATTTTCGTATGCACCCATGAGGCCTTTAGCAGTACTTTCGAGCCTATTTTGATAAGCTCCCATATCTGCTCTCTG
Proteins encoded in this region:
- a CDS encoding adenylate/guanylate cyclase domain-containing protein, translating into MKWIYLFLGDPKKHSLEHRLFNTVSLINGLLNLLGVFGVLYLENYQILISLNVGSGLLMLAMYYLSRVKSIYFSLYWPFNLTILFYLASMWFFNGGSVGGNHYYLIPSLVIALILIRNHNIWVVYSIYIGVSASLYIAEYFHRDWIVGYANEMDRYLDAGGNYLFVQILTGILIFILSRNLNIERKKSETLLLNILPESIAEELKREARVIPKRYEVTSVLFCDMAGFTKIAEKMNAEELVGELDTIFREFDRLCKEYKLEKIKTIGDAYMAVGGVPEENQTNSVDAVLCGLMFQQYMAEQKEIRSLHGREFWEIRLGIHSGPLVAGVVGTDKFAYDVWGDTVNTASRLESSGVIGEVNISSQVFEEVKFYFECEPRGFVSIKNKADIEMYLVKGFLPEYADPNNSKMPNALFKRLYESGALFTSSDE
- a CDS encoding kelch repeat-containing protein; translated protein: MKFLNSIFKHKLTFSFYLVCMLFSQNCRVDEKPNGSLLDQGTPEGFFITSALFEIIRKGPTRSWTSFSTPFTSTNPSDLLSLDRKNQTTYALYVNSFNNTSIVYSSNDGTNFSQLGVTVNTANTNVFSVFNTRIQLSDNYSNNSGGIWNSNTTISGFCMVKDSDTSAYVLGNGFVNKTVDEGANFTLVTGSPGFPSRSSGLCTYKNGKIFLFGGQSSDSNFFDLWESTDGNNWTQISSAVKPEGNSGFNRPCDYFSNAKIMGFAYSEETEYKYHVIGNNLALLQSKDGKSWQCTNPSYNAYYSGTNTISNRAVLVGKRLFIYGTSSYNSQNAYTDLE
- a CDS encoding LA_0442/LA_0875 N-terminal domain-containing protein yields the protein MNLNIKLYFSLLLFLIITLSIFPETVILKSGKSFKGSVIDQNIDYLKLKDKEGNVLQFQRNDIHKVTYRDLDEKEVNKIVDVANQKSESSANASDELNDDLITGLMEQNKQIIALSNEVVSLSRELEKQNQRIETIEKTFKVAPKRIRWGVVARSAILPGLGQYHWDEPIWGSVYLTTFLGALVHYNNSLNNFQKAKSDYQNDFRSLMILNTGNAGIVFNFLDKNNLSSEYKKTAKSLNTAADVLVGVFLINLIDSLLYRADKDPVLTSDGKKTGLNLKAEVYQMDPFALSSKPQNISSGNVEYKIGYTWVF
- a CDS encoding TIGR04452 family lipoprotein, encoding MKKILFLIMVLFSVHCSNIYSPSGVKGKDAKKQIKDLNSNLGLLSFPLLLSTASSSSSNTNFICPTESNANLGSASDSTAANFTLPAANKYVDLDAKAGGTLYFRSNASASSSAYIVKVLQTANTSSTASCTYVSSAGACAGVISAVQTLTTATTTISASNCLAVKCTTAAYIRIQPSATATSIPSSSTNSFLSLALAPEILNSVSGIEDDKYYTKESLDKCKEGLTNISLLQTATLSSTFDNLKEVSYCNKPMSVISSGIDGNSIAALQGNECKLEEVNPIGF